The genomic interval GCATCCACGGTGACATCATTTACGTATTCTTCTTACCGAGTAGAGTGTTGTGAACAAGCGTCGTGAACTTTGCTGTCCAGGTGGAGGAACTGGCAACATATTTAGCCTTGACGGGGCCAACAGATACTGCCATTCCTCCCCCACGCAGTCTATCAATGCGCGGTTGGGGCCGGTTTGAATGCTCGCAAAAGAAAATAacctggagaaaaggaaatcgcTCAAAGGCATACTGTAAACAGGGGCAAGAAAAGCCTCGTTTCAAGTGATTCTGGATACGAGTCATAGGCAATCGTAGCAAAGACGGCACGATACGTGAAGCTCTCGAAGTCGTGCGACGTGCCTTCATGTCCAAGTTGTCGTTCTATGGTACATTTTTCCCGGATTTGTTGAATGACAACACAAAATTGCCTAGCAAATCGCTTTCGTTGTGAGACACACCTCATCAGGACAAGACGGTAATTCTGCAACGTTTGGGGGTGGTCGAAACCCACGGAGGGCGGCCGAAACTTGTGTCGAGACAGTATCCGGATTGGCTGAATTGGGGAAGGTAGAGGGAGGGAAGTCGACAGTGACCTGGATGAAGGAAACACAGTTGGGTGTCCACATACTGTGTCAGCGTCTAATAGATCGTGAAACAGCAGAACATAATAATGGCGATCAGGTTTCACATGCCATAAACCGCACAGACCTAAAGTACCGCGCTCAAGGCGATGCAGCAACCCACGAACAGGAAGCTCTTTAGTCGCTTGCTATACTGGAGGCATGATGGTCAAGGAATTATTGCACCAGACTTGCGTTCACTTCTTCACTATGGAACTCTAGGCCTCTTCCCTGCCTGAAGTGTGTCGTAAGTGGAGAATGTTCGTAAACGGACACTCACTGTCACGATATGGCCGTCGATAACGGGTACGCGGTGGCACATTGCAACGCTTTCGAAAGTAGCGGAGGTGATGCGCGTTGATCCGTCAGACAGGGTACCAAGAATCTTCTGTGGTTCGCTTTCtagcttctcttcttctccagagatGTGGGGTATGACATTATCAATCATGTCCAGGGCGCTCAACCCAGGGTAGCCGGCTCCTGTTGAGGGAAGAAATGAGCTGCCACGGCAGAATCGTTCAACAACGCAATCCGCAGTCCGAATGTGGTACCGAGTCAGCCTTGAAGGGTAGATAGAGACCAGTGCCCTATCTCATCTCGTTCTTGTCCTAAGCACGCACAGGCTTTGTTTTGTGTCGTTGTGTGCAGTCCCAGTTAGATACGAATGACGACATGATGCTATTCGTAAAAAGTTCAGATGTGCATTCAGGCGACTAGTACTGCGTGACACCAAGTTCGGGCCACGCTGAGCAGCAACCACTGACAACCTGCTTTAAGAGCTTCCAGTTGTTCTGCGCAGTGATCAAGACGTGCCGTGCTACGCAGTGGGAAGGCAGACTGACTCAGAGCGAGACACCGTTTGTAAGGATCCACCCGAGATTCACAGGACGACAGCTCTTAACGCTTGGACTGTTGTGGAGTATACCGGAGCGAGCCGAACGCGTCACTCAAACAGTAGCGCACCTGAGATAGCCTGGAGCGTGGCAATCGAGAGACGAGCAATACCCCACTTATCCAGCAACGGCTTTAAAGCGACAGAAATCCCAGCGCTGGCACAGTTGGAGTTAGTGACAATGGCACCTCCAGTTTTGGAATAATGCGGCTGACTCCTGACGACGTCCAACAAAGGGGCGTTCACGTATGGCAGCAAAATGGGCACGTCGGCATCCATCCGGTGGGACTTGGCATTGCTGAACACCATGAACCCACTTGCCGCAAACAAACTTTCCAGTTCTGTTGCGGCAGCGGCGTCCAAAGCCGAAAAGATAATAACGCTGCGAGCAAGTCCCAGATTGATACCGGCGTTGAGACAAACGTGAATCCTCCTGGGACTTGGCGTTCGGAACAAACAGCTCAAGTTCACGACCTGTTTCTTGCTTGCATCGGATGTCGTGTCACTGAAACGATGGAAATAGTTACTTATTTATTTAGGCCCGTTTCTTCTGACACTAATGAGGTCCTTTGAAGATTGGACCTTCCAGTTCAGGTTAGCAGGATAACGAAGAAATATCTATCGTTCCTGTTAGATGCTCACTACACAAGCATGAAGTAAGTCTAGAATCAGCAAGGACGAGCACTCTCTCAAACCGGGTATCGAAATCTGCTTCCCGCAACACTGCCACGCCATTCGTTTTCAGAGTTGCACCGAAACAACCCTCATTTCCTCACACGGTACTCGAGTAAATAGCCCGCACAACTGCCGCATGCAACGAAGTGTTAGCATTATTTTCCCAACACAGTTCCTTCCCGCAGGCTCTGCTCTTCGAAAAAATGCCTCGCAAAACAACATCGTCCCTCattgaagagaggaagagaataGAAATGCAGGTTAGAATCCACATGGGTTGAAATTGTGTCTTCGGTGAAAACGGGAGGGACGGGGCGCCACACATACCCAGACAGAACCGCGAAGGTCCTACGTTTGGAGAGCCATTATACGTACCAGCCTTTTTCCTTGAAGAGATCAGGCTCACACCTGATAACCGTCATGCCTCGAATTTCATCGGTCAGAGGCGCCGTATCATCTAGGCGCCATTCCACAACGTCGCCATAGCTGTACTCACACGAAGAGACTGTGTGGAACCACACAGGTGTCTATGTACAGGCCACTGGGTCTGTCCATCGAGAGGAGCAATGTATCTGCTCTACGAGTGCAGGATAGATTCTTTtatttcgtttccttctgaTCCTGTTTACATACGAACTGGAGCTGCCGAACCACGCATCTTTCCGTCGCCTTAACGCTCACGCTTTCCCAGCCGATCTGGCACTCGCTGCGACCGCCGTGATGCGGAAGTATGGATGCCcgtgaaggagagaaacaaagcgtTGGCCGACAGCGCCAGTAGCTGtgaacgcatgcatatgGAAATTTGCAAATTAGAACCTCCGCAGCTAAAGCTGCGCTCAGCGGATGAAATTAGGGTATCACAGCCACGGTGCGAAAGAAGGACAAAGACATCCATCTACATTCCTCAACTAGAGACAGTGAGTCCCATTCCAGATTGACAAAATATCTCGTTTGTGTCTGCTATGAGTGGGAATATCAAGAGCAGGGCAACGTGGTGCTGATCTTCTTGCTCTCAATGTAGTGTGGGTGTCATCGCGATGATGAACGGGGCTTTCTGCAGGATGCTGAGTGAAATGGTAACTGAAGAATTTGCGGGGTTTCGGTTCGCTCGCTTGTTAGTCAAGTTGCAACAGTAGAGAGCTACCCCTGGTGCGACCAACCAAGCCGAAAACATCAATTCACCACGTGGAAAGGCAGGCGTTGCTGGATTCTTGGTCCCGTGTGTGGAAAAGTTATTCCTGCAGCTGGAGAGATCAGATGAACCGAAGCCACCTACAACGTACCTCCAAGGATGCCAACATTAACTTTTCTTTCGCAACTCAAGGTGGGACCAGCACGCTTGCGTGCCGCGGAGGTGAACTGATGGTCGTCTCGTCCGGCAGCCTCCATTGTGAAATGTCTTCTCGTTTTACCTGATTCCGCGCTTGTTTACGTACACCGAGCGGTTTATCAAGTCACCCTGCCTGCCAGCGCTCGTTAGTTCACTTTTATGCAGCCTGAGAGGTCAAAACATGGAAAGATATTGAAAGGGGAAGTACTTAGAGCAATGTGCTCTTTCACCGGGCATGCCTGATCTGGCTCGTTGATCGAGCCAGCAGGAAAAAAATGTCGGCAAAGTTCCTGGGCCCATTCAGGAGGGGCGCTCCCGtcacatacatatgcacatgGTAATATAAAGGATTGAGAATTTTTTGGATGGATTCAGACGTAACATAACGGGAGATCGATCAAGTGGCCTATGAGAGCTGGAGGGAGAGTGCACGGATGGTTCGTGCTGCCCAAGACAGCGGCTTGTCGCCAGTACACAACCTCTTGAAGCATACAGTCcaagtttttcttctggcAAAAAATCTACAAAAGTTCATGGAATACTGCAGCTGAGGCATATCTGAATTCGCAACGTAGTTCTCTAGTGACAATGCCCCTGAGAACGCTGCGTGAAACTTGTGATGTGCAAATCCGTGCCTAGGGgtcgccgcatgcagtctcgCTTTCGTTGGACGAACGGGGTTCCTAGGAGCTCCGCCTGGATAATCGCTGTTTGCCGCAGAAGACGCAACAGATGGCGTTTGATCTTCTTAAGGTTTTTCAGAATTCAAAACAAAGCGATCAATATGCAGCACATACTTATCCAGTCTCACCATTCCGGAAAAGATTTCGTGTCTcaagatgcatgcacagcaagTTGCCTGCACATTACATGCAGGCGGCGGCTGAACTCCCTGTCCATAATTTCAGGGGCAAGGAAACGAGGATAGGTGCAAAGTAGAGCAGTTTTTGTGACACAAATGTAAATTTAGTGAGCCATCAGCACTGAGGGTGGGAGGTATGGCGagagttttcttccttcagtCATTGAAGTCACTTGTTGCAACAATTGGGAACGGCAGTAGGTGGCGAGTTTTGATGAGCGTCTTCACGTTTTCGTAATGTTGAttcagaagaaggcagaccAGTACTTGTAGGGTCGGGGGTTCGATAAGAGAATTCCGTCCTATGCTGTGGACGGGCGAAAGGCGCAGATGCTGCGCATCTCCACACAGCTGGAGGAATTCAGcagtcttcgtcgtcttgcTTTGTGTGGCGAGCgaactgtctctctgttccgcAAATCAACGCCACACTTTCATAGCGTGTCCCACCAGAACCTCTTACACCGTTTCTCGGTACTGCTACGGCTTCTACGTTACACCGTTGCCATTCTTTGGGGTCGGAACTGGAGGCTACTGTAGCACCGGGCAAGTTCGGACACCTGAAGCCTCAAGTTCCATCCCGACCGTCagtttctttgtctccaaCGTCCAGCGCTATCTGACATTTCCCTCAATTTGCCTCAAACATCGTGCAGAACGGCAACAAACTCCGTATAGTGACCGAAGGGGGATGCGCGCAACTGCGGCGGGAAACCACGTCCCAACGGCCTTCAGTTCGCCATTCCGGCATCTGAATTTCCAAAgttcgttctttccttcagACATCACTGGATTATTTTCGAAGAAGAATATTCCAGTAAATGCTTTTTGTGATAGCGTACTTGATAGAAACCATCATTCTTCAAATGGGCCTGGGACCGCTGATGCGCGTATCCCGGCGCGGTCGTCAGCAAGGAGGCGACCAAACGATGGAAGGGATCCAAAGGTGGAAGATGGAAGTCTTCCATGTGGCACATATGTTGTATCTAGTGAATCATTGTTTTCGCATCCTGCATCAGAACGCCTCGATCGGTCTTTGAGCAAAGAACTGGGCATCTCTCGCACGCTGGCAGCGTCGTACTTTATCCGAGGACACCGGGTGCTGGTGAATGAAACAGCGTGTACGACACCGAGTCGAAGGCTTAGAAGCGGTGACAAGGTTACCTATTTTCTTCCCTCCAGCCACAAGCCCAGAGAAAGGAATACTGAGGAAGCATCCTGCGAGAGAGCCGATGATACCGATATGCAAAAAGCAGTATGCCGTGACGGATCAGCCGAATTTAGTGACACATCTGCTCCTGCCATGGATCGGCAAGGACACTCGGTTGATAATCTGGCGGATCCAGACAGTGTGGAATCAGTCGTAACCGACGAGGTGCCGGGTAACGTTGATAAGGCGTCCCCGAACGGAGCTGCTGTCATGCGTGTTGTGAAAACGTCACCTGTGGGCAGGCGCTCTGGTAGTGATAACGTGACACACACCGGGAAGTTGCCACAGCCTAACTCTCGGATAGGGTTGCAGGAAAAGAAATACTGGGTGGGCGTGTACAGTGATGCTGATCGAAGTTTGCTGACGCTGCTGCCGGACGAGAAGCCCCTCGATGTCCTTTATGAAGACGACGATATCGTGGTGATTAACAAACCCGCAGGCCTCCTCACACACCCGCCTCAATTAACTGTCGAAAGTAAGCGCGGGCAACATGCCATGTTATCATAAAAACAGTGTTCGGGCCGAGGTGTTACTTCGTGACGTATCAGTAGATGAAGGGACGTATCTCGTCAGACTCGGTTCTTCAAGGTATATATCGCACTAGTGGGTCGGCGTAGCACCAGCCGTCGCCGCGTGATCTTGCGTTATGGTCGCTGAGTATTGCGCAAGCTCACGATAGCCGTAAAGACGAGTGATGCGATTCCTATC from Toxoplasma gondii ME49 chromosome VIIa, whole genome shotgun sequence carries:
- a CDS encoding RNA pseudouridine synthase superfamily protein (encoded by transcript TGME49_205410~Signal peptide predicted by SignalP 2.0 HMM (probability 0.708) with cleavage site probability 0.555 at residue 38); translated protein: MLWTGERRRCCASPHSWRNSAVFVVLLCVASELSLCSANQRHTFIACPTRTSYTVSRYCYGFYVTPLPFFGVGTGGYCSTGQVRTPEASSSIPTVSFFVSNVQRYLTFPSICLKHRAERQQTPYSDRRGMRATAAGNHVPTAFSSPFRHLNFQSSFFPSDITGLFSKKNIPVNAFCDSVLDRNHHSSNGPGTADARIPARSSARRRPNDGRDPKVEDGSLPCGTYVVSSESLFSHPASERLDRSLSKELGISRTLAASYFIRGHRVLVNETACTTPSRRLRSGDKVTYFLPSSHKPRERNTEEASCERADDTDMQKAVCRDGSAEFSDTSAPAMDRQGHSVDNLADPDSVESVVTDEVPGNVDKASPNGAAVMRVVKTSPVGRRSGSDNVTHTGKLPQPNSRIGLQEKKYWVGVYSDADRSLLTLLPDEKPLDVLYEDDDIVVINKPAGLLTHPPQLTVENIDKHNRLGSVVQRLFYKFLCSDGMFPETFLPLAKQAAFRKLNRNGCTMASRKTEEHPFKESTGDAGGEAPVEGPRGPTAECADGPSSVRMPRMQLALPEAISRPVSIVHRLDIGTSGALVAAKTAAAAENLKLQWAERKVLKGYIGLCTPEIHSLHEVDAPLRRHPTQRGRMEALSNESRSSFHDVCDETAQKDHSSYRIGAKPGVSVFAPLGGNGAYGMFAALALTGRTHQIRAHLEYIGHPLLGDLVYGNQTVNEELRRFVKNVVVNPRHHREEAATRMTRKEVQVSCCDAGPDVLAPAGNVKVHMRPFLHAYFLRFAHPRTGAAVNIKALPPADICQIAGKIGVDWELRADAAFERIHLNGF
- a CDS encoding aspartate-semialdehyde dehydrogenase (encoded by transcript TGME49_205420) — encoded protein: MEAAGRDDHQFTSAARKRAGPTLSCERKVNVGILGATGAVGQRFVSLLHGHPYFRITAVAASARSAGKAYGDVVEWRLDDTAPLTDEIRGMTVIRCEPDLFKEKGCVIIFSALDAAAATELESLFAASGFMVFSNAKSHRMDADVPILLPYVNAPLLDVVRSQPHYSKTGGAIVTNSNCASAGISVALKPLLDKWGIARLSIATLQAISGAGYPGLSALDMIDNVIPHISGEEEKLESEPQKILGTLSDGSTRITSATFESVAMCHRVPVIDGHIVTVTVDFPPSTFPNSANPDTVSTQVSAALRGFRPPPNVAELPSCPDEVLFSFASIQTGPNRALIDCVGEEWQYLLAPSRLNMLPVPPPGQQSSRRLCGWMFDSERGTGPEKRSGFVARWDVSES